In candidate division WOR-3 bacterium, the following are encoded in one genomic region:
- the speY gene encoding deoxyhypusine synthase encodes MKKKNYRYRPDLSELPDWLRKRRTPRKHLYLSGKRILPEGITGKESAVYLIEETFLAYNSARLRQACQLFVQKMLKPKTIIGMSLAGALTPAGLGCSCIVPLIKAGFIDWIVTTGANMYHDLHFAFNFPLYAGSPAVDDADLRKNDVVRIYDIFLGYTDCLCATDEILRKILLQPEFQKEMGTAEFYHYLGKYAAEYEEKNGLKDVSILAAAYRYGVPVHTSSPGDSTIGMNIAGLELKGLKLRINPSIDVNETTSYVLYAKRSGGESGVVLVGGGSPKNFMLQTEPQIQEILMLRDVGQDYFIQFTDARPDTGGLSGATPHEAVSWGKVDPNRLPDAIVCYLDATVALPLFTHYALARHKPRKLHRLYDRRVEMMERLKQEFFQHTRI; translated from the coding sequence ATGAAGAAGAAAAATTACCGTTACCGTCCTGATCTCAGCGAACTGCCGGACTGGCTGCGGAAACGCCGGACCCCGCGCAAGCATCTCTATCTCTCCGGCAAGCGGATTCTGCCCGAAGGTATCACCGGCAAAGAGTCAGCGGTCTATCTGATTGAAGAAACCTTTCTTGCCTACAACTCTGCCCGGCTCCGTCAGGCATGCCAGCTGTTTGTCCAGAAGATGCTCAAACCGAAGACAATCATCGGCATGTCGCTTGCCGGTGCCCTTACCCCTGCCGGTCTCGGCTGTTCCTGCATTGTCCCCCTGATCAAAGCCGGATTTATTGACTGGATTGTTACCACCGGTGCCAATATGTATCACGACCTGCACTTTGCCTTCAACTTTCCACTCTACGCGGGTTCCCCTGCAGTTGATGATGCCGATCTGCGCAAGAATGATGTTGTCCGAATTTACGACATCTTCCTCGGTTACACCGACTGTCTCTGTGCCACCGACGAAATCCTGCGGAAAATCCTTCTCCAGCCCGAGTTCCAGAAGGAGATGGGCACCGCTGAATTCTACCATTATCTCGGGAAGTACGCCGCCGAATACGAGGAGAAAAACGGGCTTAAGGATGTATCGATCCTTGCCGCCGCCTACCGCTATGGCGTCCCGGTCCACACCAGTTCCCCCGGTGACTCAACGATCGGAATGAACATTGCCGGACTGGAACTCAAGGGGCTGAAACTGCGCATCAACCCGTCAATTGATGTCAATGAAACCACATCCTATGTGCTCTATGCCAAGCGTTCCGGTGGCGAGTCCGGAGTCGTACTGGTCGGTGGCGGTTCGCCGAAGAACTTCATGCTCCAGACCGAACCTCAGATTCAGGAGATCCTGATGCTGCGCGATGTCGGTCAGGACTACTTCATCCAGTTCACCGATGCCCGGCCTGATACTGGCGGACTTTCCGGTGCGACCCCGCACGAGGCGGTCTCCTGGGGCAAGGTGGATCCGAACCGGCTGCCGGATGCGATCGTCTGCTATCTGGACGCAACCGTGGCACTGCCGCTCTTTACCCATTATGCGCTGGCAAGGCACAAACCGCGCAAGCTCCACCGGCTCTATGACCGCCGGGTAGAAATGATGGAACGGCTGAAACAGGAGTTTTTCCAGCACACCCGGATCTGA
- a CDS encoding type III PLP-dependent enzyme, whose translation MNTNIKNQNGYLRKLRASFPRLAKKHGTPLFVISRTLLLAQLAKFRKLLPRVEPFYAVKANPNPEVIKTLAQEGCGFDVASEPEIEWVLAAGADPKRVIFANTVKRPEAIKYAIRRRVRLMTFDSEYELNKIARHAPQAQVVVRIKVPNVGSVVELSLKFGAEPADAIPLLLKAKKLGLEPVGISFHVGSQCLQGNNYLDALELTRMILTEAENKGLNLKLVDIGGGFPIRHFDTDPDWFADIAPALNMELARLFPDDVRLIAEPGRAIVGPAGFLLMSVIGKSIRNNKHWYYLDDGVYGALSGTVFDHCKYQFATLKQGPTQLTTLAGPTCDSLDIISTAEELPELELGDLVYAQNIGAYSIAHATHFNGIPPAKTIFVP comes from the coding sequence GTGAACACAAATATCAAAAATCAGAACGGCTATCTGAGGAAACTGCGCGCCTCATTTCCCCGGCTCGCAAAAAAGCACGGCACCCCGCTGTTTGTCATCAGCCGCACCCTGCTTTTAGCCCAGCTGGCAAAGTTCCGCAAGCTCCTGCCCCGGGTGGAGCCGTTCTATGCGGTCAAGGCAAACCCGAACCCCGAGGTGATCAAAACTCTTGCCCAGGAGGGATGCGGATTTGATGTAGCGTCTGAACCGGAGATTGAATGGGTACTTGCGGCAGGTGCGGATCCGAAACGGGTGATCTTTGCCAATACGGTCAAACGGCCGGAGGCGATTAAATATGCGATCCGGCGCCGGGTCCGGCTCATGACCTTTGACTCCGAATATGAGCTGAACAAGATTGCCCGCCATGCACCGCAGGCGCAGGTGGTGGTCAGAATCAAAGTGCCGAATGTCGGCTCGGTGGTGGAGCTTTCACTCAAATTTGGTGCCGAACCGGCGGATGCGATTCCCCTCCTGCTCAAGGCAAAAAAACTCGGGCTGGAACCGGTTGGTATCTCCTTCCATGTCGGCTCCCAGTGTCTGCAGGGTAATAACTATCTTGACGCCCTTGAGCTCACCCGGATGATCCTGACCGAGGCAGAAAACAAGGGTCTGAATCTGAAACTGGTGGACATCGGCGGCGGATTTCCAATCCGCCATTTTGATACCGACCCGGACTGGTTTGCCGATATCGCCCCCGCACTCAATATGGAACTTGCCCGGCTTTTCCCGGATGATGTCCGGCTGATCGCCGAGCCGGGACGGGCGATTGTCGGACCAGCGGGCTTTCTGCTGATGTCGGTAATCGGCAAGTCGATTCGCAATAACAAGCACTGGTATTATCTTGATGATGGTGTGTATGGCGCACTTTCGGGCACCGTTTTTGACCATTGCAAATATCAGTTTGCAACTCTGAAGCAGGGACCGACCCAGCTCACCACCCTTGCCGGACCGACCTGTGACTCGCTGGACATCATCTCCACCGCCGAGGAACTGCCAGAGCTGGAGCTGGGGGATCTGGTGTATGCCCAGAATATCGGTGCCTATTCCATTGCCCATGCAACCCACTTCAACGGCATTCCGCCGGCAAAGACCATTTTTGTCCCATAG
- a CDS encoding zinc-dependent alcohol dehydrogenase family protein: MVLRKIAPVETAPLEASELPVPEPGPDELRVRVLACGVCHTDIHEIEGDIKVPRLLLIVGHEIVGIVDKLGENVSQPPPGTLVGIPWLAGVCRTCQHCRKGRENLCENIRFTGFHTDGGYAEFTLVRAGFCYPLPRKIPVPNLAPLLCAGVIGYRSLRRAQIQPGDRVGLWGFGASAHICLQILKYWRCPVAVFTRSPLHQQHARELGADWVGSADGQPPFTLDAGVIFAPAGELVPKALAWLERGATLALAGIHMSPIPVLDYGLIYHERQLVSVANSTRQDVIELLRLAEEVPLQTTVTTFPLEQANEALLAVKHSRINGAAVLIPAGV, translated from the coding sequence ACCCGGTCCGGATGAACTGCGGGTCCGGGTCCTTGCCTGCGGTGTCTGCCATACCGATATCCATGAGATTGAGGGTGACATAAAGGTCCCGCGCCTGCTGCTCATTGTCGGACACGAGATTGTCGGCATTGTTGACAAGCTGGGCGAGAATGTGTCCCAGCCACCACCCGGCACACTGGTCGGCATCCCCTGGCTTGCCGGTGTCTGCAGAACCTGTCAACACTGCCGTAAGGGCAGGGAGAACCTCTGTGAAAACATCCGGTTCACCGGTTTTCATACCGATGGTGGATATGCCGAGTTTACTCTCGTCCGCGCCGGCTTCTGCTATCCCCTGCCCCGGAAAATCCCTGTGCCAAATCTCGCACCGCTGCTCTGTGCCGGTGTGATCGGCTACCGGAGCCTGAGGCGGGCGCAGATTCAGCCTGGCGACCGGGTCGGGCTGTGGGGCTTTGGCGCCTCTGCCCACATCTGTCTGCAGATTCTGAAATACTGGCGCTGTCCGGTTGCGGTCTTTACCCGCAGTCCGCTTCATCAGCAGCACGCCCGGGAACTGGGCGCTGACTGGGTCGGCAGTGCCGATGGACAGCCGCCCTTTACCCTGGACGCCGGGGTTATCTTTGCCCCGGCAGGCGAACTGGTGCCGAAGGCGCTTGCCTGGCTGGAGCGGGGCGCAACCCTTGCCCTTGCCGGCATCCATATGAGCCCGATCCCGGTGCTGGACTATGGTTTGATCTACCACGAACGGCAGCTAGTTTCGGTTGCCAACAGCACCAGGCAGGATGTGATTGAACTGCTCCGGCTGGCAGAGGAAGTTCCGCTTCAGACCACCGTCACCACCTTTCCGCTTGAGCAGGCAAACGAAGCCCTGCTGGCGGTCAAGCACAGCCGGATCAATGGCGCCGCGGTGCTCATCCCGGCCGGTGTTTAA